A region from the Ovis aries strain OAR_USU_Benz2616 breed Rambouillet chromosome 22, ARS-UI_Ramb_v3.0, whole genome shotgun sequence genome encodes:
- the ACTR1A gene encoding alpha-centractin, with protein MESYDVIANQPVVIDNGSGVIKAGFAGDQIPKYCFPNYVGRPKHVRVMAGALEGDIFIGPKAEEHRGLLSIRYPMEHGIVKDWNDMERIWQYVYSKDQLQTFSEEHPVLLTEAPLNPRKNRERAAEVFFETFNVPALFISMQAVLSLYATGRTTGVVLDSGDGVTHAVPIYEGFAMPHSIMRIDIAGRDVSRFLRLYLRKEGYDFHSSSEFEIVKAIKERACYLSINPQKDETLETEKAQYYLPDGSTIEIGPSRFRAPELLFRPDLIGEESEGIHEVLVFAIQKSDMDLRRTLFSNIVLSGGSTLFKGFGDRLLSEVKKLAPKDVKIRISAPQERLYSTWIGGSILASLDTFKKMWVSKKEYEEDGARSIHRKTF; from the exons ATGGAGTCCTACGATGTAATCGCCAACCAGCCTGTCGTGATCGACAAC gGATCCGGTGTGATTAAAGCTGGTTTTGCTGGTGATCAGATCCCCAAATACTGCTTCCCAAACTA TGTGGGCAGACCCAAGCACGTTCGTGTCATGGCAGGCGCCCTTGAAGGTGACATCTTCATAGGCCCCAAAGCCGAG GAGCACCGAGGGCTGCTCTCCATCCGCTACCCCATGGAGCACGGCATCGTCAAGGACTGGAATGACATGGAGCGCATCTGGCAGTACGTCTACTCTAAGGACCAGCTGCAGACTttctcagaggag CATCCTGTGCTCCTGACAGAGGCGCCTTTAAATCCACGGAAAAACCGGGAACGAGCTGCTGAAGTTTTCTTCGAGACCTTCAACGTGCCAGCCCTTTTCATCTCCATGCAAGCTGTGCTCAGCCT TTATGCCACCGGCAGGACCACGGGTGTGGTGCTGGATTCAGGGGATGGCGTCACCCATGCCGTGCCCATTTACGAGGGCTTTGCCATGCCCCACTCCATCATGCGCATCGACATCGCTGGCCGAGACGTCTCTCGCTTTCTTCGCCTCTACCTGCGCAAGGAGGGCTATGATTTCCACTCATCCTCTGAGTTTGAGATTGTCAAGGCCATAAAAGAA AGAGCCTGCTACCTGTCCATAAACCCCCAGAAGGATGAGACACTAGAGACGGAGAAGGCGCAATACTACCTGCCCGATGGCAGCACCATTGAG ATTGGTCCTTCCCGATTCCGAGCACCTGAGCTGCTGTTCAGGCCGGACCTGATCGGCGAGGAGAGCGAGGGCATCCATGAGGTGCTGGTGTTTGCCATCCAGAAGTCTGACATGGACCTGAGGCGCACGCTGTTCTCCAACATTGTCCTCTCGGGTGGCTCCACCCTCTTCAAAG GTTTTGGTGACAGGCTATTGAGTGAAGTGAAGAAATTGGCTCCGAAAGACGTGAAGATCAGG ATATCTGCACCGCAGGAGAGACTGTATTCCACATGGATTGG GGGCTCCATCCTCGCCTCCCTGGACACCTTTAAGAAGATGTGGGTCTCTAAGAAGGAATACGAGGAAGATGGTGCCCGGTCCATCCACAGGAAAACCTTCTAA